ttcaagtattttttagccagatcctaattggtatgtcgaattttatgttccttttgatggcatagaatgcccttcttgccttgtctctcagattgttcacagttttgtggaagttacctgtggtgctgatgtttaggccaaggtatgtatagttttttgtgtgctctagggcaacagtgtctagatggaatttgtatttgtggtcctggcgactggaccttttttggaacaccattattttggtcttaccgagatttactgtcagggcccaggtctgacagaatttgtgcagaagatctaggtgctgctgtaggccctccttggttggggacagaagcaccagatcatcagaaaaCAGTAAATAtctgacttcagattctagtagggtgaggccgggtgctgcagactgttctagagccctcgccaatttgttgacaTATATGTTAAAgaaggtggggcttaagctgcatccctgtctcaccccacggccctgtggaaagaaatgtgtgttttttgccaattttaacctcacatttgttgtttgtgtacatggattttataatgtcgtatgtttttcccccaacaccactttccatccatttgtatagcagaccctcatgccaaattgagtcgaaggcttttttgaaatcagcaaagcatgagaagactttgcctttgttttgtttatttgtcaattagggtgtgcagggtgaatatgtggtctgtcataagataattTGGTAAagagccaatttgacatttgctcagtacattgttttcacttagaaaatgtatgagtctgctgttaatgataatgcagagtatTTTCcgaaggttgctgttgacgcatatcccacggtagttattggggtcaaatttgtctccacttttgtggaaaggggtgatcagtccttggttccaaatattggggaagatgccagagctaaggatgatgttaaagagtttatgtataaccaattggaatttgttgtctgtatattttataatttcattgaggataccatcaacaccacagcccttttttgggttggaggattttttattttgtcctgtagttcattcaaggcaattggagaatccagtgggttctggtactctctctctctctctctctctctccctctctctctctcatgacctCTAGTGTGGTAACAGCCTCACTACACATGTTCATTTGTAGCAGATGGGTATCTGTGAAACTCATTCAGCCCAAAGTGTCTCCACTCCCACTGGCAAATATCTATGGCGCAAGTGGGTAAGACTCTTCAGGAGGGCCGTCACGTGTGTTTGCGAGGCATAGGTCCTGGGTCCGAGGTATGAGCTGAATCAGGAGAAAGCTGTACTCGCTAGGCGGCCAGCCTGAAGTTCtttataccagtggaggctgctgaggggaggacggctcataataatggccggaatggagtcaatggaatggtataaaACACACCAAATacctggtttccatgtggttgataccactccattccagccattgataccactccattccagccattgataccactccattccagccattgataccactccattccagccattgataccactccattccagccattgataccactccattccagccattgataccactccattccagccattgataccactccattccagccattgataccactccattccagccattgataccactccattccagccattattaggagccgtcctcccctcagcagcctccactgctttaCACATAGACATAACATTCAACCTCTGTCAAGATCTTTGATATTAAAAAGTGCTTGATAGGATACTATGCGgcagaaaaaaaacagaattagCACAGTCTGCTTACATATGAGTTACTGAGTTCCATATACTCAGACATGCATGAATCAAATGACTTCAGTGAATAACATGATTTTTAACGAATGACAATATCATATCCCCATTGGAGTTGGGTTTCATGAGTACTGATCTAAGACAACGACATGATCTGTGTGGTGTTTTAAAAAGCACTAACCCAGTCACTGATGTCCATATCATTTACCTAATTTTTTTTTCAATCCTGGAACAAAATGTTCTCGCAttccattattttttaaatgttaataagcCGGTGTGGAATTCAGCACACGTCTGTTTGACAGGTGTGATGTGAAATGTTTGACTGTTAGTGTGCTGTTTAggcagtggcggatttaggtataAGCAACTTGGACAACCACCCCGGGCGGCATCTTGCTGGGGGCGGCAAGGGGCGCCGGCATTTTTTGggggaatggtgacatttgcgcaatcggttttctatcgctcatttgcacgtcacatcaatgatatcatgtcaccgatATCATgtcgcccagggagccatacaagctagaaccgtcACTGTGTTCAGggatatgtatatatgtattacCAATCATGTGTTTAGGAATAGGGGCTGTCAATAGTGGGCTTAGCGCACAGGGTAGGTTAAAGTTCACAGCGCGCATACGGAGAGTTGAGGTTTGTTGCAGTCTAAAATCTATCCATTCCAGAGCAGGATACATCGCTGGCCCAGTTCAATATATTCTTTCGCTGTGGATTCTGGGAGTTGAAGACACTGTCCAAGCTTGTTGTAGCCTTCCGAGTGTTGACAGAAGACACACTGCTGTTCCCCTTTTCTGTAAGTAATGAACCTCTTTTGGTTAACAATAACATTTACATCGTTGAGCCAGATGCTTTCGATATGTCACAGTTATCCTTTACGTTGCTATTTTGTTTTTATCTTGCAAAGTACGGCGAAATTGTAGGCTATTTATGGCTATGAGGGCTAACTGGAAATATGACGTAAGGATTTGCAACTCAAACGCGCGACGTGAGCAAGCGAATGTCCTtgggttcgtgtgtgtgtgtgtgtgtgtgtgtgtgtgtgtgccattctcCCTTAAGCGCCATTTAATTCCATTTTGTAAACATTCTCCAGGCCTACAATGTGGACGAGATCAAATGGACCGTTTACACCAGGAAATCGTTCTCTTGACAGACTCCGCAACAGCAACAAAAATAACTCTTAAATCGCGGTCTTGTGCacctggatggctctgactttcTAACAGATGTTGCTGTGTTCATTTCTCAGGCAATTGGAGTGCATTTACGTCTCAATCTGGTCATTGCAAATTTGTATATTTTATTATTCAGAAAGAAATGTCTTTAGCCCTTTGTAGCAGCATGATATGCATTTGTTTTAGGCCCATTGTATTATAACGTATCAATTGATCCTTTATTGCGTAGAAGTGAGCTTGAGTTAGGCTACTTTATAGAAAGTAGGCCTGTTCATAGCTACAGATTGTGACACCAGAATGTGATTTAACCAAAGATTTGTTACATCAGATAATGTGATTTTATACAAAGATTTTTGGTATCTATTATAGTACTGGGAGTTACAGGTTTGCCTATACAAAACGTCGCCAGAGAATTGCACCTGGTATTGGTGATACGATCTTCGTTCTCGATTCAGCCAAACATGTAtcttctaaaatgtttttttgtccagTTACAGGTGGTGTGTTTGAAGTTAGAAAATCATCCATTATTTAAATAACAAAATATTTTCctccatgaagtaatccaacaatgtgtacGCCGCCATCTTGTATATTTCAAATATTCTCTCATTGATCAAGACAGGTGAGTGTCATCATGACATGCGGCACTTTGTGGTGGACCCACCTGTTCAGCCAATGAGAGAAGACTTGAAATTTACAAGATGGCGGCAtgcacatttgtatttattttagtaACGGATCCTTTTTTAACTTTCAAACGCACCACCTGCAACTGGACACAAACATTTTAGAAGATACATGTTTGGCCAAATCGAGAACGCCAATGGCATCGCCAATACCAGGTTAGTTGAAAAATCTCTGGCAACGTTTTCTATAGACAAACTTGTTACTCCCAGTAATGGGATTTAACCTACAATCTTTGGTTAAATCCAATTATGTGGTGTGTTAACCATCTGTGGCTAGCCTGTACGAGGCCTGTGATGGgaaattatatgttttcatgaaTAATAGCCTAGTGCTGATGAATTGCAAACTTGGCATTTCCTAGGTAGTTGTAATACACTTACAACTCTCACATCATTCTTTTAAAATTAATATAATTTAtataataaaaatgtattgttcACAAAAAGAGAAACATTTTGATTTTGAGTGTATTGAGAAAATATGTTAATTTGGAATTTAGGCATTTCCTCTGCAAATAATGacccaattaaaaaaaataaaaatcatattTATATTCTGTTAGTATGACTtgatacattatagaataataccCAATTTTCTAACACAGTATTTTCTAGGCCTTTGTTTGATTGTGTTTTGATTAGTATACTTCTCACAACAACTCGATTGTGACCAAACCGATATGAATCTGTCCTGTAAAAACAGAACCTCACACGGGTAGCGACACCATGTCCAGCCGAGGAGGGAAAAAGAAGGCCACCAAGATGTCCAGGTCGACGAAGGCCGGAGTCATCTTCCCCGTGGGGCGAATGCTGCGCTACATCAAGAAGGGTCTGCCCAAGTACAGGGTCGGTGTGGGTGCCCCAGTCTACATGGCCGCTGTTCTGGAGTACCTCACTGGTGAGGAAGCAAAATAAATATTATGAAGACACCGGATATATcccccaaaatgtattttatttgacctttatttaactaggcaagtcagttaagaacaaattattattttcaatgacggcctaggaacagtgggttaactgcctgttcaggggcagaacgacagatttgtaccttgtcagcccgggggtttgaacttgcaaccggttactagtccaacgctctaaccactaggctaccctgccgccccaaattacccccttttgggccctggtcagaaggagtatactgtataggaggggaggtgtaatttgggatgcatTCCAATGCTTTTGAATATTtttggtgatgtcatgttgtgagATACTCCAGAACAATTATCTCACTGGTGTGAGCGCAACAATGCAATGTTGTACGGTACATTAGTTAACTTTTAAATCAGTCAAAGTGTTCCCGTTGGTGTCGAGTTATTTAGCTAAATTAAAGTTTGCTGCTCAACCCTACCGTGTTAGGAGATTGACTGATCAGTGAGAGGAGATGTTGAAGCCCCATTCATTTTTTTTtggtaataatatatatcttttTAAACATCACGTCTGTCTGATACATCACTGTTTATTTAatgaaaataacaacaacaacaaaagtatGTCTCCCCCCCCCTGGCACCGTGTGGTCTGCAAAGCGTATGCACTTGCATCTCAGATGGTATGTGGGCACGCAACCTGGTGACATTTGTTGGTCTCCAGTCAGTTTGGTGTCAGTCAGTAGCTCTGGTCTAGGGCGTCATTGTGCTACTTACATACCAGCCAGGGCGCACTAGCTCTTCTCCGGGGTGTTATGTTAACCACTGTTGCTTTTGTGCAGCTGGCTAGTACACACCATCTGGCTATCTAGTACACTAGCTCGTACCTAGTTTATAATTCTAGGTGTAATTTCACCACCCGTGCTGTTGGTGGCAGTAACGCACCATCCTCTGGCACCATTCGACATCCTGTCTCGTTTTGTGTCTCGCAGCGTCTGTTGCGTGAGAAGGTATTTGCTGGAGCCAGACTCTTGGAAATTCcaggcattttttttttttttttcaaacagctcttacagaAAAAAGGCCCTTGTAATTTTCACATTCATTATTATTTTGACCTCATAGTGTTtaaattccttttttttttttttttttttttacaggaaaaTCCTGTTTTTTTAACTGCACTGCTCCTTAAATATATTGATTTATTCTTAATCCCTCCTGTGGACCTGCATTCTCAGTGCCCTCACTACTCTACACTGTTTTTCCACTTCTGAAAGCAGCTTAATTCTGACCTATCTCCAATGCTGCTGGTCTTGGGCTTATTGGTCCTCTGGCCAGTGGATGCTTTTGAGTTACATTGTCAGACCTCTGCACCAGGTCCAGCTGTATTAACTATCTCTATTCTTGTGTTCTAGCTGAAATCCTGGAGCTGGCGGGCAACGCAGCCAGGGACAATAAGAAAGGACGTGTCACACCACGACACatccttctagccatcgccaacgACGAGGAGCTCAACCAGGTCAGCTGTtattctggtaactttcccctCCAAAAttccccaggttttccagaaatactggttggaagattcctggaatccAGAGGGAATAAACAGGAAATCTGGGAATCCTCCGACTGGGATTTCTGGTTAAAAACCTTGGGAATTTGGGAAAGTTACCAGCATTTTGCAACATTAGTTTAAATACATGCCCCATCTTTGTGAGGTAATCCGctagttagagagaggggagcaatCCAATGCAGACTGCGTGGTTTTACCGACTGTCTCTCTGCAGCTGCTGAAAGGTGTGACCATCGCAGCCGGAGGAGTCTTACCTAACATCCACCCGGAGCTGCTAGCTAAGAAGAGGGGGTCAAAGGGCAAGCTGGAGGCTGTCATCACGCCTCCTCCCGCCATCAAGAAATCCAAGATGTCTGCCtccaagaaatcagccaaaaaggCAGCTACAGGGAAAAGAGCCAAAGCTAAGGTATACAATATGTGAGGGATAAACTCAAACATTCTGTGTAGGGGTGAACGACTCCAGGATCCTGTGATTTAATTAAATTTTTTTATAATAATGTTTTTATTGTTTGAGTGGACTCTTGCTCGACTCTCAAAACAACGCTGAAATGGCTACGTACACACCACCTCATTATGGCAGAATCCTATTAGGAAGACTACTATTGCATACCAGAAAGGATGAGTATGAAGCTTTGCATTTGCTCATCAATTTAGCCATTAAAAAGGCCTATGTATGTTGAATATAGAAGGTGATGTGTAGGGACTAGAATATTTCGGTGATATTTCCGCTGTGCACCGCCTTGACCGATCCCGTGGAATGATGCAGCGCACTATTCTTTGCCTTGTTATAGTCCTATTGGACGGGACTAGTATTACTAGAGCCCTATTGGACGGGACTAGCATTACTAGAGCCCTATTGGACGGGGCTAGCATTGCTAGAGCCCTATTGGACGGGGCTAGCATTGCTAGAGCCCTATTGGACGGGGCTAGCATTGCTAGAGCCCTATTGGACGGGGCTAGCATTGCTAGAGCCCTATTGGACGGGGCTAGCATTGCTAGAGCCCTATTGGACGGGACTAGCATTGCTAGAGCCCTATTGGACGGGGCTAGCATTGCTAGAGATGGTGGTTatgtaaatatactgaacaaaaatataaatgcaacattttcaaagattttactgagttacagttcacagaaggaaatcaatcaattgaaaggaattcattaggccctaatctatggatgtcacatgactgggtGGGGGTGCAGCCATTGGTTGGGCCTGGGAGGGTGTAGGcctacccacttgggagccaggcccactaGGGTAGGATTCTAGGCTAACCTGGGCTGTCTCCTCTGTTCTAAGATCTTCAGGGTCAGAGCTAGCTAGAGATCAGGACCATCATCGCTGCTGGGTTCGGCCTCAGCTGTTTGATTTCTGATATCAACCGCGGCAGATTAGCTGGTTAGAGCTAAAATAGGCTTATAACACTAGCGCCTTTTACAGCTAGCTAAGAAGCTAACTTAACTTTGTAGTGGTGAGGTGTGAAGCAGCTTTAACTGTTAACTTAACCCAGTAGCCTACCACTTGTTATGGAAACCCAGAGGAGTCATACCTAACCACCCGTGGCTTCACATAGCCccctacacacaaacactccacacCGTGCTCCGATTCAGTACAGATTTCGCTCTAACCTGTCACTCAATCATTCTAACTTTTTAGCTATTTTTATATAGGGACATATAAATAAAACTGAGGCTGCACAAGTTTCAACTGAGGGGCTAAGCCCCCTTTTGGCCCCTCGTGGAGCAGAGCTGTTTTATCATAAATATCCTGTGCTTTTTCATTTGGCGCATACAGACCCAGCTAGGCTACATTGTAACCGCCGAAGCGGCCATGGGGCTCAGCCAGGACTATTAATTTTGTAACtgaatgaaaacattttttttttttaaagaaagtgaTTTGAAGTTGGGGAAAATAGGTTACAAAAAAAATGCAGAATGGTGTTAAATACTTGGGGGGAAATCATTTCACAGATTTAATCATGTAATATTAAGTCTACCGATTTATTTCTCACTATGTACTTGCGAGTATTGACTGACTGGTCCGTTGTGACAAAGCTCTtaaaagagaaggagaaaaaatTAGAATGGACTACTACCTACATGTGTATTTACCCTACTGTTATCACCAAACTAATGcctggatttatttatttatttcacctttatttaaccaggtaggctagttgagaacacctgtatttaaccaggtaggctagttgagaacacctgtatttaaccaggtaggctagttgagaacacctgtatttaaccaggtaggctagttgagaacacctgtatttaaccaggtaggctagttgagaacacctgtatttaaccaggtaggctagttgagaacacctgtatttaaccaggtaggctagttgagaacacctgtatttaaccaggtaggctagttgagaacacctgtatttaaccaggtaggctagttgagaacacctgtatttaaccaggtaggctagttgagaacacctgtatttaaccaggtaggctagttgagaacacctgtatttaaccaggtaggctagttgagaacacctgtatttaaccaggtaggctagttgagaacacctgtatttaaccaggtaggctagttgagaacacctgtatttaaccaggtaggctagttgagaacacctgtatttaaccaggtaggctagttgagaacacctgtatttaaccaggtaggctagttgagaacacctgtatttaaccaggtaggctagttgagaacacctgtatttaaccaggtaggctagttgagaacacctgtatttaaccaggtaggctagtt
Above is a window of Oncorhynchus tshawytscha isolate Ot180627B linkage group LG30, Otsh_v2.0, whole genome shotgun sequence DNA encoding:
- the LOC112236236 gene encoding core histone macro-H2A.1 isoform X3, whose protein sequence is MHICIYFSNGSFFNFQTHHLQLDTNILEDTCLAKSRTPMASPIPEPHTGSDTMSSRGGKKKATKMSRSTKAGVIFPVGRMLRYIKKGLPKYRVGVGAPVYMAAVLEYLTAEILELAGNAARDNKKGRVTPRHILLAIANDEELNQLLKGVTIAAGGVLPNIHPELLAKKRGSKGKLEAVITPPPAIKKSKMSASKKSAKKAATGKRAKAKQKQGEVSKAASADSTTEGTPTDGFTVLSTKSLFLGQKLQVVQADISTIDSEAVVHPTNSTLYTGGEVGGALEKKGGEEFVDAMLELRKKNGPLEVAGAVLSSGYGLPAKFVIHCNSPGWGSEKCEELLDQTVKNCLVLADEKKLKSVAFPSIGSGRNGFPKQTAAQLILKAISSYFVATMSSSIKTVYFVLFDSESIGIYVQEMAKLDST
- the LOC112236236 gene encoding core histone macro-H2A.1 isoform X7, producing the protein MHICIYFSNGSFFNFQTHHLQLDTNILEDTCLAKSRTPMASPIPEPHTGSDTMSSRGGKKKATKMSRSTKAGVIFPVGRMLRYIKKGLPKYRVGVGAPVYMAAVLEYLTAEILELAGNAARDNKKGRVTPRHILLAIANDEELNQLLKGVTIAAGGVLPNIHPELLAKKRGSKGKLEAVITPPPAIKKSKMSASKKSAKKAATGKRAKAKQKQGEVSKAASADSTTEGTPTDGFTVLSTKSLFLGQKVVLWRRREGRSLWMPCWSYGRRTVPWKWLERCCPLAMGFLPSS
- the LOC112236236 gene encoding core histone macro-H2A.1 isoform X4, with the translated sequence MHICIYFSNGSFFNFQTHHLQLDTNILEDTCLAKSRTPMASPIPEPHTGSDTMSSRGGKKKATKMSRSTKAGVIFPVGRMLRYIKKGLPKYRVGVGAPVYMAAVLEYLTAEILELAGNAARDNKKGRVTPRHILLAIANDEELNQLLKGVTIAAGGVLPNIHPELLAKKRGSKGKLEAVITPPPAIKKSKMSASKKSAKKAATGKRAKAKKQGEVSKAASADSTTEGTPTDGFTVLSTKSLFLGQKLQVVQADISTIDSEAVVHPTNSTLYTGGEVGGALEKKGGEEFVDAMLELRKKNGPLEVAGAVLSSGYGLPAKFVIHCNSPGWGSEKCEELLDQTVKNCLVLADEKKLKSVAFPSIGSGRNGFPKQTAAQLILKAISSYFVATMSSSIKTVYFVLFDSESIGIYVQEMAKLDST
- the LOC112236236 gene encoding core histone macro-H2A.1 isoform X8; amino-acid sequence: MHICIYFSNGSFFNFQTHHLQLDTNILEDTCLAKSRTPMASPIPEPHTGSDTMSSRGGKKKATKMSRSTKAGVIFPVGRMLRYIKKGLPKYRVGVGAPVYMAAVLEYLTAEILELAGNAARDNKKGRVTPRHILLAIANDEELNQLLKGVTIAAGGVLPNIHPELLAKKRGSKGKLEAVITPPPAIKKSKMSASKKSAKKAATGKRAKAKKQGEVSKAASADSTTEGTPTDGFTVLSTKSLFLGQKVVLWRRREGRSLWMPCWSYGRRTVPWKWLERCCPLAMGFLPSS
- the LOC112236236 gene encoding core histone macro-H2A.1 isoform X6, producing the protein MHICIYFSNGSFFNFQTHHLQLDTNILEDTCLAKSRTPMASPIPEPHTGSDTMSSRGGKKKATKMSRSTKAGVIFPVGRMLRYIKKGLPKYRVGVGAPVYMAAVLEYLTAEILELAGNAARDNKKGRVTPRHILLAIANDEELNQLLKGVTIAAGGVLPNIHPELLAKKRGSKGKLEAVITPPPAIKKSKMSASKKSAKKAATGKRAKAKQKQGEVSKAASADSTTEGTPTDGFTVLSTKSLFLGQKLQVVQADISTIDSEAVVHPTNSTLYTGGEVVLWRRREGRSLWMPCWSYGRRTVPWKWLERCCPLAMGFLPSS